TTTCCGGTACATACAAACCAATGAAGAAATATCATGACAATAACAATGACAACAAATAATTACACATTGACAGTTCAAGTTTCTTAagatatttcaataaaacaagttttataaaaatttcaatagtCAATACaagaaagtaaaatatttgttgatattatTCAAATAAGTTTGATGGGAAGTATCAGTTTTATGTTTGTAGATTTAGATTGCGTTATCCTTATTATActacatatctaaaaaaagcGTTATACATCATATGACTCAGTTTGTCCATTAGAATTTACACAGGACcttaataaatcaataaaacattgtttattaaaattccAATAGTAAATtgtattgactttttttatcttcttgtcccttcaaaattataatataaagaggatataacatatatttaaaagtgaGAACTAATCGACCAATAACAAGACAATCTGCAGCAATAACGTTATTAACTGTTGATGTGACCGATTAAGCTGTATTACATCAGCTAACGTTTGATGAATGTACTGTCCTTGAAACTTGGATAAGGTCAGCATAAATGTACATAAAGATAAATATACTTACAGTAGAACAAGCTGTTTGCAATCTTCAAATGTGTTCTCCTCGATTTCAGAAATCTGATTGCTGTTTATGTGGCTCATATGAAACGaaacatttcatttatatttccgATAAATACCAAATTCCATTAGACATAAGAAATCAAAATCCTAAATTATGTTGCACCACATGACCAATTGAAAAGGCTACAGATTCTACATGGTGTAATGTTTCAACGATTTTCAAAACCCTGTGATCGCGTGTCAGAGCTCTTTTTCTTTGTGATTTTGCCTTGATCTTACATTGATATTCAACATCTATGAAGTTGTTTTTCGTTAATGAAACCTTCATGCAACACTCCATATGGATACTTTCAAGAAATATAGTTTGAGGACAGATAATTCTCTCATGTAacttaacaaaaatcaaagtcTGTAATTTAAAAGACTTACTCAAAATTAATAATCTTATTCCGGTATTCTATCGATTTGCCAGTCCTATGTGCACCTAGTCATGATTATTTTCCATGAGAAGAAGGACTTCATAAGATATTCAGCATTAATTATCTATGTTACGGCAGGCATTATACAATATACCGTATATGACACCTGAGCTTTACATCATAAACTGtgagtttttatatttaaagatttttagaGATTGGCAGATCATTTAAGACGCACACTAATGGAAAGTGTAGTAGTTGAGGAATAATAAACGGACAttatattgtgttatcatcaaGACAAAATAAAGTAAGTTGCACACAATTGGTTGTTCTGGAGTCGCATATGTGGCAATGTGTAAACATGCCAAACGCTTATTAACGTTTGAGCATACTAATCGTAACAAACTGATgaagtttttcaaaatatctttatgtatagtaaataaactcatcatagataccataaTTATACTTTGTATTTACGCCAAACGTGAGTTgagtatacaaaatatttatcagtgatgctcgattccaaaaaagtaaaacaaaaagaccaaatgacaaagttGACTCTCATTCCTACTATAAACTCAAATTATAATACTAAGTGTCACTAAAAGTTTGACCTTAGGTAAAGGAACATTTGATACTTATAAATGTAGAACGAGTGTATCAAACAGTTTACTATTATACTATTTGTGAGTCAAAATACTAGAATGACTTACAGATGCTGCAACAACGGCAATGCTTTACAAAACTGAACAGCAATGTCTTTTATCTGGTTGCTATTGagatttcttttgaaaaataaataaacagttaaGTAAAGCAATTTAAATCGACGACAAATCTGAATATTTCGTGTTTCGTACAACCAATCgaagtcaatatatatatatatatatacacacagtagcatgggttcgaatcccggcgagggaacatctaacattgttgggttgatgtttagacgagttgtatatatatatatagatgcacacgcccgatgaagctaatttgtttagcgaaatattgcgtgaataatatataaaatataacacctaattttataacactcattagtgtgttaaagttacattcttagacacttatatatatatatatatatataaaaatctataaaaaggaccaaccagcaaatttactatgtaccggatcgtctagaataccgttgtgcaaatctttagactgatatatatatatatatatatatataaacgcctaaaaacgtgtacacaacaactccaaatacaaaaaaggtaactataaatgtaattatttataaatatttcggataacagatatccttcgtcagtcagattctgatgtgAAATGAATCATCTTTGAGTCTttgattaaacttttactaaatcttgaattatatacaataaaaaatgtcaaaccgaacatcagtAAAGACGCTTGCACcattctaaaaaaatgttaacatgaCATAGGTTATATGGTTTATTACAACAGAGAGCtcatatatatgctttaaatacaaataataatgtgcgaTTTGAACTAGCACAATTCTAAAACTGTATCGGGAACGACAATTATGATGGTATAACATGTATACGCATGATAACGTctgtaaaattaccaaatagacagcactgaacgatctaaatatttgaaattgagagTAAAGTAGTTACAACAGAGTCTGAATATTTAAACATCGTGAACAAACGGCcgtaaaaatgtaataatatttttttactcagTATAACTAGAAGAACGTGGTtaggtacttatacatccctcaaaaaattaagcaatttaaATTGGTATCttcaacaaatgtatttaacaaatgaaaaaggttaagaaaaagaaacagagactaataataagtaatataaccTGAATGTGAAGCACTACACGGAGTCGAActacatcttttcatttatcccatttggtgccaaagttgttaattttcgtatccaaaatctttcccgagcgaGTCTATCCTCCTTAGACCAAGCAGAGTTGTGGTCAATGATTTTAATGGTCAGTCGATTGAGATCTGCCTTAGTGTGGCCAGGGGATCTCAAATGTCGACTGAGAGGGAGGTCTGGCTTGCATTGGTAGTCGCTACGATGGCCGTTCATTCGTTTGTGAAACGGCTGTTCTGACGCCTCCATGACATCTTACGCATTGAATCCcggaaattacacaaaaaacaaattaataaatttacacGAGACGGCGTACTTTTGGACACTGTTGCAAGAGAGCAGACCACCTTAATTCTCAATCGTAACTTCATAACCGGTAAAAAAACCCGGAATCGCCGAttcaagagaaaaaaacaaagttgcATGAACTCCACAAACACTGTAGTCAACTTGTCTACAGTTGCTTTATCGGAGACCGAGACTAAGGTACTGTCAAAAGGTCTTAATTTTTGTCCCACGCCGGGCAAAATAGATTCTATACTTTTGGAAGATGACCTAGACAAGCTAGCAAGATCCCtcagaatcaaggaatatttttataagaacaCCACAAATGGTACCACTGAAAGTGACACAAGTGATCTCGACTCAGATGACGACCAAGCAGATGTCGATATTCCCagattcagaaaaaaaagttcatggaTTCCAAAACCCAGTAAATGTGCAACTTTGGAACATataattgacaaaattaaatccGACGTAACACATCTGTCCACTGCCACTTCCCAAACATTCAGGCAATCTATCGTCTAAAGGAAATGAAGCTGTGCGGAAACTTAAGAACAGAGACGACATTATAATTAAACCAGCTGATAAAGGTAGCGCTGTTGTCGTCATGGACAAATGTGACTACATTCAAGAGGCAGAACGTCAACTCTCTGATGAGagattttataagaaattaGACACTGACCCCACCCCTCAGTTCAACAAAGAGATCACAACAAACCTGAAAAACAAGTGTGAACAGGGGCATATTGATGAAGACACATTTAAATACCTAAAACCTGAAAAATCAAAGCCCGGGCGTTTCTATCTTCTGCCTAAAATTCATAAAGTTAATAATCCCGGTAGACCAATTGTTTCCGCCAATGACCACCCTACAGAGAAAATATCAGAATTTATTGACTTTCATCTGAGACCACATGTAGAAAATTTACCATCCTATATACAAGACACAACACACTATCTTAAGAAAATGGAATCTCTGAACCCTCTCCCACCTGAAACGGTCCTTGTTTCGCTTGATGTTACCTTCCTCTATACTAACATCCCCCATGACGATGGTATTGAAGCCTGTAGGGAAGTCTGGAACTCTCGTAACACCTTACATCCACCAACTGAATGTCTCATCCAGCTTCTAACTTTGGTATTGAAATGCAATAACTTCGTATTTAATGGCGAACACTTCCTTCAAGTTAATGGAACAGCAATGGGAACAAAGATGGCCCCGTCTTATGCCAATATTTTTATGGGGAAATTAGAACAAAGCATTCTCAATGCATCTCTTCATCAACCCCTCTCTTGGTTTTGATTTATCGACGATATTGACATGAAGTGGGACAATACTGAACAAGAACTAAATCTGTTCATTCATCATGCCAACAATGCCCATCCCTCAATAAAATTCACATATGAAATCTCTGACTCTAAGATCACATTTCTTGACACTACAACGCAATTGAGGGATGGAAACATATTAACAGATCTGTATTGCAAGCCCACAGACAAACATCAATATCTATCTCCTTTGAGTTGTCATCCCAAACACTGCACCAAGAGCATTCCCTACAGCCAGGCCATACGAATAAAAAGGATTTGCTCCACCAACGATATTGCAAAAAACGTCTACAAGAACTTCGCGGTCACCTTAAACATCGGGGCTACAAAAGACAAGACATTGATAAAGGTTTTTCTCGTGCTAACAACATCAGCCGAGATGAGcttttacaatataaagaaaaaaaggtcaACAAGAGGGTGCCTTTTGTGTTGAATTACCATCCAAAATTTGACAACTTATCTCACCTTATCCGCGAAAATTGGAAAGAGAtcgaaaaacattcaaaactatccAAGGTCTTTCCCGAACCACCTGTACTGGCATTCCGTAGGCCCAAAAGCCTTAAAGACTTGCTGGTGAGAGCTGATTTATCCTCTCAAGCAGGCTTATCATCTATGGGATCTTGCAAGGGTTGCGGAAACAAACGATGTCTGACTTGCAAACAAATACTGGATACCCAGACTTTTAACAGTCACTCCACTGGCACAGAATACaccatattttgcaatgttaacTGCAAGACTTCAAATGTTGTGTATCTCTTACAGTGTAAATGTGGTaaacagtatgttggcgagtcaGAACAGCCGTTTCACAAACGAATGAACGGCCATCGTAGCGACTACCAATGCAAGCCAGACCTCCCTCTCAGTCGACATTTGAGATCCCCTGGCCACACTAAGGCAGATCTCAATCGACTGACCATTAAAATCATTGACCACAACTCTGCTTGGTCTAAGGAGGATAGACtcgctcgggaaagattttggatacgaaaattaacaactttggcaCCAAATGGGATTAATAAAAAGATGTAGTTCGACTCCGTGTAGTGCTTCACATTCAggttatattacttattattacagtctctgtttctttttcttaacctttttcatttgttaaatacatttgttgaaGATACCAATTTAAATTGCTTAAATTTTtgagggatgtataagtacctagCCACGTTCTTCTAGTTATACTTagtaaaaacatattattacatttttacgGCCGTTTGTTCACGATGTTTAAATATTCAGACTCTGTTGTAactaatttactctcaatttcaaatatttagatcgttcagtgctgtctatttggtaattttacagACGTTATCATGCGTATACATGTTATACCATCATAATTGTCGTTCCCGATACAGTTTTAGCATTGTGCTAGTTCAAATCGCAGTCCAGCAGATAGGTGCAATATATGAAGGAATTGTGCACGTCCTGTTAAAAGCGCCAAATTTTGCACAAACATACTTCTATCTATACTCTTAACTTTTAGATATGGAGGCAAGCTGGAAATATAGTTTACTTCCGGtgaaatccaaaatggcggaggcatgtttaaatttcaaattttcttaattctctttcaatttttttagttttaactACAAGAACTGATGTTTTAATTGGTCTGAACCACATTAGACTGTTTTTAGTGTTGTTGAAGCAGCAATTTGGTGATATTTGGTCAACTTCCGGTCGAAATTTCATgctagaattaaaaaaaatgtcaactattaatttgaaaaagtgAGGAGAATCATGTATTAATTTCTTTGGTGAccattaaaattcaattattgtttcattatttaatttgaatgaaGATAGACATACACTTTATAAATCAAGAGtctaaataacaattcaaaGATGAGCTCTTAAAGATTGAGACATCATATGATCAAAGACCAGGTAGTTCTTCCTCAAATGTTGAAGAGGTTGACTGGAATTTGTTTTAGTTCATTTGAAGTTAAGTGTGACACCGATTtacactgaactagtacacaattttgtATAGGAACCAGCCGAGGACCACCTCTGGGTGCAGGTATTTTTCGCTGCATTGAACACCTATTGGTGgcattcggctgttgtctgctttttaatcatgtttgttgtctctttgacatattccccattttcatttccattaattttttaatatatgataGACGAATAGCTGCAATGCCCTACACCCGCAAAGTGTATCAGTATTGGTGCCAGATATGTTACTTTGACGGGAAATGTCGTTAAATACAAAGAACTTCCATATTACGTCTAAGacgagagccgtggtgtagtggttagtgcatcggactactagcacaaaggttcctggttcgattcccatctgggatgaaaatttcaggaactcaattttcggctctcccttgacaccatttgcgagtaaggtcttgaggaaacgatgatagtccgtcggaaggggacaataaatggctgacccgtgttaagagagagtcatatctcttgcacgttaaagacacccttgtagatttcgaaaaagagcaggctaatgccgctacagggcagcactcgcacccgcaaagtggaaagggattaatataagttgcaaaacttgtttcccaatccactataaataaatatgtttaaactacgTCTAAGACCAATCTGTATATACACTATGATGGCAGTGATCTTCCTTGTACTATGCACAAAAACATTGCCACATGGCATAAGACGCCATCTgacacagaaaaaaagaaagctaAAATAAGACATCCAAAGGAGACAGatgatatgtaaataaaaacaggCAATCAGAGCTGGAAACTCAACGCACAAGCTTaccattaaaaatatcaatgaaagaAAGTGTATGTTACTTTTGTTGTTCGTATGAACCAGATACAAACCTGATAATTTTAATATCCCTGTTCGTCAATATGTACTAAAGCATCAGTACATAACTTAATTAGAGAAGATCAGTGCTGGGAACCTTATTATACAGAAAACGACATATCATGTCCAATGATTTGCTAATCTTTGTCAACAGGCATCAAGAGTCTATAGTGAAGATAAGACTGAATAAGGTAGAGACACATGAATAAGCCATGTAACCGCATTAGCTAAATGTATCAGCTACACTGAAGATTTCAAGAAAATTTAGCAACAGTATAGAAGGTATCAGGTTTTTTCTAGGTGAATAAGGAATCTAGGTGTTGACATTGAGGACAGAGTTTATAGTACAAGATAAACGAGTAGAATTCTAACATTTTCTAATTATAGGTTGATTGTATGTGAGAGAGCTTTCACAAGTTTGACTTgtatggagaattgtctcaatTGCACTCATACGACAACTTCTTCTATCTAATGCTTGCTTATTTACCTAATAttcatgagaaaaaaacaaggGAGAGAGAATTTACTTGCTTTCAAAGATGATATAGGACCCTCGTTTCAGAAAGCAGGTAATGATGACTTTGATTCAAACTAAATGTCGTAGATTTATAAATCAGTAACatgtttattgttaattttggGTTTGACGGTTTCTAGTGCAGTGTCGGGAGATTTCTGTTCCATGATTTCTCGTAACTCTTGTTAGTATGCTTTTGAATGGACAATATATAACAACCGACTCTTGTTAGCAGGAAACAAGAACGATTGGTTATATGTTAATATTCAACAGCTACAAAGGAATCCTTAATGTTAGCTCTCCAAAGATACATCACCATGCATCTAAAGAAACCCCTTACATATGCACCTGTGCAAAAATAGTCCATATTGTTAAGTCAGATGGAGGCACTGTTAACAGAATATGGATGATAGCTTGACAAGAAATGGCAAGACTTGCCAAAGAGGTGAAGAAGGGTGgctaaagataccagagggacagtcataTATCGATTTATTGATGAAGAGGACACAACTGACCATGAACAGAAACTAAGTGCTCAAATGTCGTTTATCCATGATGTAGCTTCTGTGGTAGCTTCTTGAAGACAGCAACGAACTGCTTGTTCTGTATACCACTTAAATGTATAGCTCCCTCAGCAGTTGTTGGTACTATTCGTCATTCGTTGAATAGAAATTATTGGACAGTACCAGTATTAACAGTTTATTAAAGAGAAACTTGGATCGAGTTCTTTAAACAGGAAAATCACATCCCTCCGCCAGCATTCAGTCTGATTTACTTTAATACGAAGTCATTAGAACCATTGACCAGATGTAAATTTTGTGGACAATATTAAGATTGACGTTGTCTGGCAAACATGCTAACCACGAAACTGATTCAGCTTACCgcaagtaaataaaaagaaaatagagCTCGTTCAttctgtcaaaaaaaaaaactgatggATGAACACATTTTCGGGAAGAGAATTATTGCTATTGTTGATACCAATGTAGTAATACTTGCTGTGTACTGCTTTCATGTGACAAATGCAGCTGATATTTATGGGTTGCTTAAGGACTGGTAGTGCTACGTAGATGtatgactattgaacgtgtATTCAGCCTACCtgttacatagatattgatagcagcgACCAAGGGTTGCGTTCATTATCATAGCAGCTATGTAGTGCTACGTAGATAGTCATCTACTAACAATTAGATagcagaaagaaaaaaaaaatgttaacgtgtggacaggatgttgtgccacaaacattcggtgtcaatatttctttagtacaccatatccggatttcgacaataaatgtctcttcagtgatgttagggatcgaaacggtatttggaaggccatataaaaagtaccctcatttttagagaaagtaccctcatttttagattaactcttgaattttaagagtcaatatataggatgaacggatcatataaaccggagggaaaatatgatacatgcccaaacaaaaaatataaacgagtctaatatatatatatagattgcctaacaatgtaattttaaatatatatatataagttcgtctgagtcagtgacaaccctacaacagatgtatccatcggatcgccatcaatgatgaaagcaaatttacagatctaacattgttgggttgatgtttagacgagttgtatatatatatatatatatgtaagactctaaagtacgatggtactctaaagtgcgatggtcacgctaaagtgcgatggtctacgctaaagtgcgatggtgtAAGTCGCTAAAGTgcgattgttgtttgtttttaagtgtaaaaagatgacacgctaaagtgcgatggcatgacacgctaaagtgcgatggtctatGACAAGGTAAAGTGCAATTGTGTATgacacgctaaagtgcgatggcatgatacgctaaagtgcgatggtggTTGTcacgctaaagtacgatggtataacacgctaaagtgcgatggtatgAAAAAGTTTTATGGTAGCACACTTGCACCGGTTACAATCAAGTATGTAACGGAAATTGGGTTAATGcaatggttatttttagtgtttttgaaagtcattttttttgttgttgtattatttgtaaattatgccgttggttttctctttCAAACTGTTTTACACTATTCATTGTGTTTCTAAATAGCCTGGTTCAATgtgctccatgttgaaggttattaaaaaaacatttgcataCAGCAAAAATATTTGGTCTTTGGTGAAtagttgttttgtttacaagtttttgttatgtatttaaataagaCTGTTTCAATTATTATCCGCTGGTTGTTGATAACTCTCGGTTGTATAAGATTACTTTTTGCAGGGTTATTtatacggtaacctatagttaataaaaaacatattttattttgtaaagagccatattgtctcattggcattcatttTATAATACAGCACCTGTAGGTTTTTTGTTACTGGTTGGATGTcgagtttttatttatttcccgtaattgtctcattttcaatcaaaatatgatGTTACAAGTTGTGTTGATAAGTTACTGTCTTGTTGGCGAAAatcaatatattaaacaaatgtaCTTTTACATTTAAACCTGTGACTTTGATGtaaagttatctcattggcactcatatcaatCCTTTTATTAactctatttaataaaatataattaattaatttcaaagTGAAAAGTAGActttatttggcacaacttttaaaatgacatggaattcataaaataaatatctaaatcaAATTCGGAcgaatcaaatattttgaaacttgGTGAATTTTGCCATTTTCAAGCTCCTTTTATGGTATACACCTTCCCTTTACTGTcatcattttcaatattcataacAAGTCCTTTCTTCCAATAGCCGGACAGAAAAACGTTTGTACCCGCGGACAAAGCTGAATTTGGTTTGAAGTCTTTAACTGCATTAACTGCGGGATGAAAAGTTTGCATTTCTGTAAGTTTGGATACTTTTTTAGGGAACAACTCTTCCGGATACAAGCTACTGTCCCATTCTTCACGATTCTAAAAAGCGTAAAAATAAAgttacaataaaatcaaaccAAGTAATGAAagtaacaaatgtaacaaaggagtaggtccg
The nucleotide sequence above comes from Mytilus trossulus isolate FHL-02 chromosome 5, PNRI_Mtr1.1.1.hap1, whole genome shotgun sequence. Encoded proteins:
- the LOC134718536 gene encoding uncharacterized protein LOC134718536, translated to MSQPLQDITNSQMMRKTSLHQSEVSPYYKDLYARKFIQRTDSGIAGLKRRHLETEIYMSQNREEWDSSLYPEELFPKKVSKLTEMQTFHPAVNAVKDFKPNSALSAGTNVFLSGYWKKGLVMNIENDDSKGKVYTIKGA